One genomic region from Stutzerimonas decontaminans encodes:
- a CDS encoding siderophore ferric iron reductase, which produces MRRNAETQWADDEALNDLLLRVRNALPGLDGRVGSPRPDELMLDRPQSLAALLAHWQAAHPEAGRHYWAARCWTLLVWQPIYLQVLAVQLDGQSPELDGIAQGMQQGFVAGFCLPAHQPLHTDAQRMLRHAGQQIRQFCAQAHAACGALLGLHLKLAQRLAADCVMAALLHSQRLDGCGNLQLCRRADAWLDACAMRGASGLLAVQLGDGGTRLGLQRKACCQHFRRADGELCDSCPKLTLAERERRLRELDH; this is translated from the coding sequence ATGCGCCGGAACGCTGAAACCCAATGGGCGGATGACGAGGCGCTGAACGACCTGCTGTTGCGGGTGCGCAACGCCCTGCCCGGACTGGACGGACGGGTTGGCTCGCCACGACCCGACGAGCTGATGCTGGATCGCCCGCAGTCGCTGGCCGCCCTGCTGGCGCACTGGCAGGCGGCGCATCCGGAAGCGGGCCGGCACTACTGGGCGGCGCGCTGCTGGACGCTATTGGTCTGGCAGCCCATCTATCTGCAGGTGCTGGCTGTGCAACTCGACGGCCAGTCACCCGAACTGGACGGTATCGCGCAAGGTATGCAGCAAGGTTTCGTCGCCGGTTTCTGCCTGCCAGCCCACCAGCCGCTGCATACCGACGCGCAACGCATGCTGCGCCACGCCGGGCAGCAGATCCGCCAGTTCTGCGCCCAGGCCCACGCGGCCTGCGGCGCGTTGCTCGGCCTGCATCTCAAGCTGGCGCAGCGGCTGGCGGCCGATTGCGTCATGGCCGCACTGCTGCATAGCCAGCGCCTCGACGGTTGCGGCAACCTGCAACTGTGCCGGCGCGCCGATGCCTGGCTGGATGCCTGCGCCATGCGCGGCGCCAGCGGCCTGCTGGCGGTGCAGCTGGGCGATGGCGGCACCCGTCTCGGCTTGCAGCGCAAGGCCTGCTGTCAGCACTTCCGCCGCGCCGACGGCGAGCTCTGCGACAGCTGCCCAAAGCTGACGCTTGCCGAACGGGAAAGGCGGCTGCGCGAGCTGGATCACTGA